From a region of the Nitrospirota bacterium genome:
- a CDS encoding HAD family phosphatase produces the protein MRAAADPARRWRRTRPQRWWTENSGTTAGSMQSAPLRAQRAGSPKNNYRPSPNPSQVRADLAAPPDGGPDPRDAHAIMAGVTPKPSHPMLRAIIFDFDGVVADNEPIHFMMFRQVLAEIGLPLTEADYYAKYLGFDDKGCFAAVLAAHGRPTPPELVQDLIARKAKAYLAYIRDHLVIFPGVRELVREAATRHRLAIASGALRHEIEYILEQAGIRKEFEHITSSEDVRQGKPDPEGFLHALASLNRQTQPGQRPLAAADCLVIEDSIPGIQAAHAAGMKVLAVVNTHKVEELRDADALTHSLADVNLAELEGRLWKNGPLA, from the coding sequence ATGCGGGCAGCAGCCGACCCGGCCCGACGGTGGCGGCGAACACGGCCGCAACGGTGGTGGACGGAGAACTCCGGAACAACAGCTGGGTCTATGCAGTCCGCACCCCTCAGGGCGCAACGGGCTGGATCTCCGAAAAACAACTACAGGCCAAGCCCTAATCCAAGCCAGGTGCGCGCGGACCTGGCCGCTCCGCCCGACGGCGGCCCTGACCCTCGGGACGCGCATGCTATAATGGCCGGCGTCACACCCAAACCCTCACACCCGATGTTGCGAGCGATCATTTTCGATTTCGACGGAGTGGTGGCCGACAACGAGCCGATCCACTTCATGATGTTCCGCCAGGTGCTGGCGGAAATCGGCCTGCCCCTCACGGAAGCCGACTACTACGCCAAGTACCTCGGGTTCGACGACAAGGGCTGCTTCGCCGCGGTCCTCGCCGCACACGGGCGCCCAACCCCGCCCGAACTGGTCCAGGACTTGATCGCCCGCAAAGCCAAGGCCTACCTGGCTTACATCCGGGACCATTTGGTGATTTTCCCCGGCGTGCGCGAACTGGTGCGGGAGGCGGCCACGCGGCACCGGCTGGCCATCGCCTCCGGCGCGCTCCGGCATGAAATCGAATATATTCTCGAGCAGGCGGGCATCCGGAAGGAATTCGAGCACATCACCAGCTCGGAGGACGTCCGGCAAGGCAAACCGGACCCGGAAGGTTTCCTCCATGCCCTAGCTTCCTTGAACCGCCAGACACAACCAGGGCAACGGCCCCTCGCCGCCGCGGACTGTCTGGTGATCGAAGACTCCATTCCCGGCATCCAGGCCGCCCACGCAGCGGGCATGAAAGTCCTGGCCGTGGTGAACACCCACAAAGTGGAGGAACTGCGGGATGCGGATGCCCTCACCCATTCCCTGGCGGACGTGAACTTGGCCGAACTCGAAGGCCGCTTGTGGAAGAACGGACCCCTAGCATGA
- the amrB gene encoding AmmeMemoRadiSam system protein B, whose product MATIRQPAVAGQFYSADADTLAADVVRYTESTAVPTPAIAVVCPHAGLMYSGHVAGAVYARVALPQTVILLGPNHRGMGPPLSVYARGTWLVPGGALAVDEALAEIILARDPAAEADTTAHQYEHCLEVQLPFLRRFRPDVRIVPILLGHLPDRAYADLGRRLGDILREAADREGPQHRPLLVASTDLTHYESDAVTRAKDRHAIEAIRNLDPEGLGAAVRAHRITMCGYGATVAMLHAARSLGAGSASLVRYATSGDITGDHDSVVGYAGLLIA is encoded by the coding sequence ATGGCTACGATTCGCCAGCCGGCCGTCGCAGGGCAGTTCTACAGCGCCGACGCGGACACCCTCGCCGCCGACGTCGTCCGGTATACCGAATCCACCGCCGTGCCGACTCCCGCCATCGCTGTCGTCTGTCCCCATGCCGGGCTCATGTATTCCGGCCACGTGGCCGGAGCCGTCTACGCCCGTGTAGCCCTGCCGCAAACCGTCATCCTGCTCGGCCCCAATCATCGCGGGATGGGGCCGCCTCTGTCCGTCTATGCCCGGGGGACGTGGCTGGTGCCGGGCGGAGCCCTGGCGGTGGACGAGGCGCTCGCGGAGATCATTCTGGCTCGCGATCCCGCGGCGGAGGCCGATACCACGGCGCACCAATACGAACATTGCCTGGAGGTCCAGTTGCCGTTCCTGCGGCGGTTCCGGCCGGATGTGCGGATCGTTCCGATCTTGCTGGGGCACTTGCCCGACCGCGCCTACGCGGATCTGGGCCGGCGCCTGGGCGACATCCTGCGCGAAGCGGCCGACCGCGAAGGCCCGCAACACCGGCCCTTGCTTGTGGCCAGCACCGACCTGACCCACTATGAGTCCGATGCCGTGACCAGGGCCAAGGACCGGCATGCGATCGAGGCCATTCGGAACCTGGACCCGGAAGGATTGGGCGCAGCCGTGCGCGCCCACCGCATCACCATGTGTGGCTATGGAGCCACCGTAGCCATGCTCCATGCAGCCCGTTCCCTGGGCGCCGGGAGCGCCTCCCTGGTCCGCTATGCCACCTCCGGTGACATCACCGGCGACCACGATTCCGTCGTCGGCTACGCCGGACTCCTCATCGCCTGA
- a CDS encoding adenosylcobalamin-dependent ribonucleoside-diphosphate reductase: MRHTDTPARPAPRLSANALAVLRRRYLAKSADGTPIETPTQMFRRVAANIAAAEALYAGDGATRRRGAQDFFRLMHYLDFLPNSPTLMNAGRTLQQLSACFVLPIDDSLESIFEAVKEQALIHQSGGGTGFSFSHLRPKRDRVASTSGVASGPVSFLRVFNMATEVIKQGGTRRGANMGILRVDHPDILDFIAAKRRPGELTNFNLSVGITDAFMRALQRNQPYTIVNPRTGRRVAQRPAAEVFDRLAGAAWESGEPGVVFLDTINAANPTPHIGRIEATNPCGEQPLLPYESCTLGSINLSHFVTGARGRPRIDFDRLGTIIPPAVRFLDDVLDMNRYPLPEIEAITKGNRKIGLGVMGFADLLIKLEIPYDQERALDVGEQVMKFVREQARAASAALAHERGVFPNFKGSRLETDGHRLRNATVTTIAPTGTLSIIADCSPGIEPLYGVSFVRTVMEDVRLATFHPEFIRRARAAGIYTTGLRARVAANESIQDLADIPADLRRLFVTAHDIAPEHHVRMQARFQKYSDSGVSKTINLPRTATKADVAAAFRLAYQLGCKGITVFRTGSREKQVMSCTSMQYC; the protein is encoded by the coding sequence ATGCGCCACACCGATACTCCCGCTCGACCCGCTCCGCGCCTGTCGGCCAACGCCCTGGCCGTGCTGCGCCGCCGCTATCTGGCCAAAAGCGCCGACGGCACACCCATCGAAACGCCGACACAGATGTTCCGTCGCGTGGCCGCCAATATCGCCGCAGCCGAGGCACTCTATGCCGGCGACGGCGCCACACGCCGGCGGGGCGCTCAGGATTTCTTCCGGCTGATGCACTATCTCGATTTCCTGCCGAACTCCCCGACCCTCATGAACGCCGGCCGCACGCTACAGCAACTCTCGGCCTGTTTCGTCCTGCCGATCGACGATTCGCTGGAGTCGATTTTCGAGGCGGTGAAGGAGCAAGCGCTCATTCATCAATCGGGGGGCGGCACCGGATTCTCGTTCAGCCATCTGCGCCCCAAACGAGATCGCGTGGCCTCTACCAGCGGCGTGGCCTCCGGACCGGTCTCCTTCTTGCGGGTCTTCAACATGGCCACCGAGGTCATCAAGCAAGGAGGCACCAGGCGCGGGGCCAATATGGGCATCCTCCGCGTGGACCATCCGGATATTCTGGACTTCATCGCGGCCAAACGCAGGCCGGGAGAATTGACGAACTTCAACCTCTCGGTCGGCATCACGGATGCCTTCATGCGCGCGCTGCAACGGAACCAGCCCTACACCATCGTCAACCCGCGCACGGGCCGCCGCGTCGCGCAACGTCCGGCCGCCGAAGTCTTCGACCGCCTTGCGGGAGCCGCCTGGGAATCGGGCGAACCGGGCGTGGTCTTTCTGGACACGATCAACGCCGCCAACCCCACCCCGCACATCGGTCGCATCGAAGCGACGAACCCTTGCGGCGAACAGCCGCTGCTGCCCTACGAGTCCTGCACCCTGGGCTCGATCAACCTGTCGCACTTCGTGACCGGTGCGCGCGGCCGCCCGCGCATCGATTTCGACCGCCTGGGCACGATCATTCCGCCGGCCGTCCGGTTCCTGGACGACGTGCTCGATATGAACCGTTATCCCCTGCCCGAGATCGAGGCCATCACGAAAGGCAACCGCAAGATCGGCCTCGGCGTGATGGGATTTGCCGATCTCTTAATCAAGCTGGAGATCCCCTACGACCAGGAGCGGGCGCTGGATGTCGGCGAGCAGGTCATGAAGTTTGTCCGGGAGCAGGCGCGGGCCGCTTCCGCCGCTCTGGCACACGAACGCGGCGTATTTCCCAACTTCAAAGGCAGCCGTCTGGAAACCGACGGCCACCGGTTGCGCAACGCGACCGTGACGACCATCGCGCCCACGGGCACGCTCAGCATCATCGCAGACTGTTCGCCCGGCATCGAACCGCTCTACGGCGTCAGCTTCGTTCGAACTGTGATGGAGGACGTCCGGCTCGCCACGTTCCATCCGGAATTCATCCGGCGCGCCCGCGCCGCCGGCATCTATACGACAGGATTACGCGCGCGCGTGGCCGCCAACGAGTCCATCCAGGACCTCGCGGACATTCCCGCCGACCTGCGCCGGCTCTTCGTCACTGCCCACGACATCGCGCCGGAGCATCACGTCCGCATGCAGGCTCGGTTCCAGAAATACAGCGACAGCGGCGTCTCAAAGACGATCAACCTGCCGCGCACCGCCACCAAGGCCGATGTGGCCGCCGCCTTCCGGCTGGCCTATCAACTGGGCTGCAAGGGCATCACCGTCTTCCGCACGGGCAGTCGCGAGAAGCAGGTGATGTCATGCACGAGCATGCAGTACTGCTGA
- a CDS encoding YjbQ family protein codes for MKSYREELWFDTKTRRAYLNITPLVEAAVKKSGVKEGLVLVNAMHITASVYINDDEPGLLKDYDEFLERMAPQQAAYRHNETGEDNGDAHIKRQLMGREVLVAITEGRLDFGPWEQIFYGEFDGRRRKRVLVKVIGA; via the coding sequence ATGAAATCCTACCGCGAGGAACTCTGGTTCGATACGAAGACGCGCCGGGCCTATCTGAACATCACGCCGCTCGTAGAAGCCGCCGTCAAGAAGAGCGGGGTGAAGGAAGGGCTGGTGCTCGTCAATGCCATGCACATCACGGCCAGCGTCTATATCAACGACGATGAGCCGGGCCTGCTGAAAGACTACGACGAGTTTCTGGAGCGGATGGCGCCCCAGCAGGCGGCCTACCGGCATAACGAGACCGGCGAGGACAACGGCGACGCGCACATCAAGCGGCAGCTCATGGGGCGGGAAGTGCTGGTGGCGATCACGGAGGGCCGGCTGGACTTCGGCCCCTGGGAGCAGATTTTTTACGGGGAGTTCGACGGGCGGCGTCGGAAGCGGGTGCTGGTGAAAGTGATTGGAGCATAG
- a CDS encoding PHP domain-containing protein: MSRIDLHLHTTHSDGSLPPAEVLALAHKAGVTALAITDHDITDGIPEAMKIGADLGIEVIPGIEISSQWEDGELHILGYFLDWQDATLNQHLAGLRASRHRRNPLMVQKLNELGLDITYEEVRALAGTESVGRPHIARLLMEKGYVQSAKEAFDRYLGNGKAAYVRRELPEPAEAIGWIRAAKGIPVLAHPTWVRLDETSLLKLCETLKTAGLMGIEVHYSTHKRAQTEEYLNIAKRLGLLVTGGSDFHGLTKPDIQVGVGRGGLKVSSKLLEPLRAAAGQVLF, encoded by the coding sequence ATGAGCCGCATCGACCTGCACCTCCATACTACCCACTCGGACGGCAGCCTCCCGCCGGCCGAAGTGCTGGCGCTGGCGCACAAGGCCGGCGTCACCGCACTGGCCATCACCGACCATGACATTACGGACGGCATCCCCGAAGCCATGAAGATAGGGGCCGACCTGGGCATCGAAGTGATTCCCGGCATCGAAATCAGCTCGCAATGGGAGGACGGCGAGCTGCATATTCTCGGATATTTTCTGGATTGGCAGGATGCGACGTTGAATCAGCATCTGGCGGGTTTGCGCGCCAGCCGTCATCGGCGCAACCCGCTCATGGTCCAGAAGCTCAACGAACTCGGCTTGGATATCACGTATGAGGAAGTCCGGGCCCTGGCCGGAACCGAATCAGTAGGCCGCCCGCACATCGCCCGCCTGCTGATGGAGAAGGGGTACGTTCAATCCGCCAAAGAGGCCTTCGACCGATATCTGGGCAACGGCAAAGCCGCCTATGTTCGACGAGAGCTGCCGGAGCCGGCTGAAGCGATCGGTTGGATCAGAGCCGCCAAGGGCATCCCCGTCCTCGCCCACCCGACCTGGGTCCGGCTGGACGAAACCAGCCTGCTGAAGCTCTGCGAAACCCTCAAAACCGCGGGCCTGATGGGCATCGAGGTCCATTACAGCACCCACAAGCGGGCGCAGACGGAGGAGTATCTCAACATCGCCAAACGTCTGGGTTTGTTGGTGACCGGCGGAAGCGACTTCCACGGACTCACGAAGCCGGACATCCAGGTGGGCGTGGGACGCGGTGGGCTCAAGGTCTCAAGCAAACTCTTGGAGCCGCTTCGGGCAGCCGCCGGGCAAGTGTTGTTCTGA
- the folB gene encoding dihydroneopterin aldolase gives MTHMEDRVMIERLEFHGHCGVTQEERQTPQPIAVDLELIYPPGALSRAAETDDIGRAVDYAMVAERIVQLGQAQAFALVETIAERISSMVFAEFPVSALHLWVRKLAPPLKDVRGSVGVRLERTRASVLPDPPPARFLQEQMARLPKGTVLDLASGQGRNALYLAALGYTVEAVDRDRQALAALAETAGRRNLSNLTTTYLDLETDPTHPPDLGAARYDAILVFFYLHRPLFPSLLRALKPGGLLVYETFLIDNHLRRHHPRRKEFCLAHNELLHLAGGLRVLHYDEGERDSGPETSFTAQLVARRQD, from the coding sequence ATGACGCATATGGAAGATCGAGTCATGATCGAGCGTCTGGAGTTTCACGGCCATTGCGGCGTGACGCAGGAAGAACGGCAGACACCCCAGCCGATCGCCGTGGACCTGGAACTCATCTATCCCCCCGGCGCCTTGTCCCGAGCTGCGGAGACCGATGACATCGGACGCGCCGTGGACTATGCCATGGTGGCGGAGCGAATCGTCCAACTCGGCCAGGCTCAGGCGTTTGCCCTGGTGGAAACCATTGCGGAACGCATCAGCTCAATGGTTTTTGCGGAGTTTCCCGTATCGGCCCTCCATCTATGGGTGCGGAAACTCGCCCCGCCCTTGAAGGATGTGCGCGGCTCGGTCGGCGTGAGGCTGGAGCGCACCCGTGCCTCGGTTCTTCCTGACCCGCCGCCGGCCCGGTTTCTTCAGGAGCAGATGGCACGCCTCCCGAAAGGCACCGTCTTGGATCTGGCTTCAGGCCAGGGTCGGAATGCCCTGTACCTCGCCGCACTGGGATATACAGTGGAGGCCGTGGATCGGGACCGACAGGCTCTGGCCGCGCTGGCCGAGACAGCCGGCCGACGCAACCTCTCGAACCTGACCACCACATACCTGGACTTGGAAACAGACCCAACCCATCCGCCTGATCTAGGCGCGGCGCGATATGATGCAATCCTGGTCTTTTTCTACCTGCACCGGCCGCTGTTTCCCTCCCTGCTCCGAGCGTTAAAACCCGGCGGCCTGCTGGTCTATGAGACCTTCCTCATCGACAACCACCTGCGCCGGCACCATCCGCGCCGCAAAGAATTCTGCCTGGCCCACAATGAACTGCTGCACCTCGCCGGCGGCTTGCGGGTCTTGCACTACGACGAAGGCGAGCGCGACAGCGGGCCGGAAACCTCTTTCACGGCGCAACTGGTCGCCCGTCGCCAGGACTGA
- the moaC gene encoding cyclic pyranopterin monophosphate synthase MoaC translates to MAEFTHFNESGRARMVDVSAKTSTERVATAQATVFMSPETLEKIQQGKIAKGDVLAVAQVAGVMGAKRTPELIPMCHPLLLTSVDVGFTEEAEPDRQGRCAITITATAKTTGQTGVEMEAMTAVSVAALTIYDMCKAVDKAMSFGDICLMSKSGGKSGTYVRRAAGK, encoded by the coding sequence ATGGCCGAGTTCACGCACTTCAACGAATCAGGTCGGGCGCGGATGGTCGATGTCAGCGCCAAGACTTCGACGGAACGGGTTGCCACGGCCCAGGCGACTGTCTTTATGTCGCCGGAAACGCTGGAAAAAATCCAACAAGGGAAGATCGCCAAGGGGGATGTCCTGGCCGTGGCGCAAGTGGCCGGGGTCATGGGCGCCAAGCGGACCCCCGAGCTGATTCCGATGTGTCACCCGCTCTTGCTGACCAGCGTGGATGTGGGGTTCACAGAGGAAGCTGAGCCGGACCGGCAAGGACGCTGTGCGATCACGATTACCGCCACGGCCAAGACGACGGGCCAGACCGGCGTCGAGATGGAAGCCATGACGGCCGTGTCCGTGGCGGCGCTGACGATCTATGATATGTGCAAGGCCGTGGACAAGGCCATGAGCTTCGGCGACATTTGCCTCATGTCCAAGTCCGGTGGGAAATCCGGCACGTATGTGAGGCGCGCGGCCGGCAAGTGA
- a CDS encoding molybdopterin synthase has product MITITLFGLTKTLANNQGTLSVALNGGRCVRDLVGLLDASHPQIGELIHKKKVLVSVNQEIAHEDTKIEDGDEVALLPPFAGGATMPDRSADDAMLVRVQRENFSIDAELDRVRQRSTRIGGIATFLGTARDRSKGRDVSGITFEHYEGMAQKKLREIRERALKDFDVIEVLILHRYGRIEIGENIVLIIVGAEHRAEAFRACKWCIDELKQITPIWKLEQTPEGEVWVEEHP; this is encoded by the coding sequence ATGATAACGATCACTCTGTTCGGTTTGACCAAAACTCTGGCCAATAACCAGGGCACCTTGTCCGTGGCGCTCAACGGCGGGCGGTGCGTCAGGGACCTGGTGGGGCTCCTGGACGCCAGCCATCCGCAGATCGGCGAGTTGATCCACAAGAAGAAGGTCCTGGTGTCGGTCAATCAGGAGATTGCCCACGAAGACACGAAAATCGAGGACGGCGACGAGGTGGCCTTGCTGCCGCCCTTTGCCGGCGGTGCGACGATGCCCGATCGGTCCGCTGATGACGCGATGTTGGTGCGCGTCCAGCGGGAGAATTTTTCGATCGATGCCGAACTCGATCGGGTGCGGCAGCGGTCTACGCGCATCGGCGGGATTGCCACGTTTCTGGGTACGGCACGAGATCGCTCGAAAGGCCGTGATGTCAGCGGCATCACGTTCGAGCATTACGAAGGCATGGCTCAGAAGAAGCTCCGAGAGATCCGCGAACGGGCCCTCAAGGACTTCGACGTCATCGAGGTGCTGATCCTGCACCGGTACGGCCGGATCGAGATCGGCGAGAACATCGTGTTGATCATCGTCGGCGCCGAACATCGGGCCGAGGCCTTCCGGGCTTGCAAGTGGTGCATTGACGAGCTGAAGCAGATTACGCCGATCTGGAAGCTCGAGCAGACGCCGGAAGGAGAGGTCTGGGTGGAGGAGCACCCGTAG
- the moaA gene encoding GTP 3',8-cyclase MoaA — protein MNVERSKPATVGDTFGRPLKSLRLSVTDRCNLRCKYCMPEEEYGWLPRETLLSFEEIYALTDLFTALGVDKVRLTGGEPLLRRDLPTLIRMLRDNRRIKEIALTTNGILLAEQAEALYDAGLHRVTVSLDTLKPDRFRSLTRRDTHAQVLEGIEASLRVGFAGLKLDTVAMKGFNDDELVDLIEYGKRVGAEVRFIEYMDVGGATNWSLDKVLSRDAILESLGRQYGPAKPIVEASSAPAQRYCIPDGTIFGIIASTTSPFCATCDRSRLTADGLWYLCLYAKDGLDLREPLRTGVSRDELMALVRSRWEARTDRGAEERKELEQVGLRESQLIAIQKLREDPHLEMHARGG, from the coding sequence ATGAACGTGGAACGTTCCAAGCCAGCGACCGTCGGCGATACCTTCGGGCGGCCGCTCAAGAGCCTGCGTCTGTCGGTGACGGACCGGTGCAATCTCCGCTGCAAGTATTGCATGCCGGAGGAGGAATACGGTTGGCTGCCGCGGGAAACCCTCCTGAGCTTCGAGGAAATCTATGCCCTGACCGATCTGTTCACGGCATTGGGTGTGGACAAGGTGCGTTTGACCGGCGGCGAGCCGCTGTTACGCCGCGACCTGCCGACCTTGATCCGGATGTTGCGGGACAACCGCCGCATCAAGGAAATCGCGCTGACCACCAACGGCATTCTGCTGGCGGAACAAGCCGAAGCGCTCTATGACGCGGGCTTGCATCGGGTGACCGTGAGCCTGGATACGTTGAAGCCGGACCGGTTCCGGTCGCTGACCCGACGCGATACGCATGCTCAGGTGCTGGAAGGCATCGAGGCCAGCCTGCGGGTCGGTTTTGCCGGCCTCAAGCTGGATACCGTCGCGATGAAGGGGTTCAACGACGACGAACTGGTGGATCTGATCGAGTACGGCAAGCGGGTCGGCGCCGAGGTGCGATTCATCGAGTATATGGATGTCGGCGGGGCCACGAATTGGTCGTTGGACAAGGTGCTTTCGCGCGACGCCATTCTCGAATCGCTGGGGCGGCAGTATGGGCCGGCCAAGCCGATCGTCGAGGCGAGTTCGGCGCCGGCGCAACGGTATTGCATCCCGGACGGAACGATCTTCGGGATCATTGCCTCGACGACCAGCCCGTTCTGCGCCACGTGCGACCGGAGCCGGCTCACCGCGGACGGTTTGTGGTACCTCTGCCTGTACGCCAAGGACGGGCTGGATTTGCGTGAGCCCTTGCGGACGGGCGTCTCGAGGGACGAACTCATGGCCCTGGTCCGGTCGCGATGGGAAGCACGCACGGACCGCGGCGCCGAAGAGCGCAAGGAGTTGGAACAGGTCGGGCTCCGCGAGTCGCAGCTGATCGCGATCCAGAAGCTCCGCGAGGATCCGCACCTCGAAATGCATGCCAGAGGGGGATGA
- a CDS encoding urease accessory protein UreH, whose product MPDTSFLSILSLGFLLGAKHALDADHVAAVSTLLADRPAWRTSGFIGFCWGFGHTATLLLVGLLVIAFKVTISEPVAQGFEVGVGLMLIFLGGSLAATLVRERWHVHVHQHEGSAHVHLHSHQLQRDHGHEHWLPWSLRPVLVGMVHGLAGSAALMLLVLAAVRSVWEGVAYILVFGVGSIAGMVVLGMLISVPLVLSASWGYRVQMTVQGLASLGSIGLGLTMVARIALGTTLF is encoded by the coding sequence ATGCCTGACACGTCCTTCCTGAGCATCCTCAGCCTTGGGTTTCTGCTCGGTGCCAAACACGCCCTCGACGCCGACCATGTGGCGGCGGTCTCCACTCTGCTCGCTGATCGTCCGGCCTGGCGGACCTCCGGATTCATCGGGTTTTGCTGGGGCTTCGGTCACACGGCGACGTTGCTGCTGGTCGGTCTCCTGGTCATTGCGTTCAAGGTCACGATCTCCGAACCGGTCGCGCAAGGGTTTGAAGTGGGCGTGGGCCTGATGCTGATCTTCCTGGGCGGCTCCCTGGCGGCGACCCTGGTTCGGGAGCGTTGGCATGTGCACGTCCATCAGCACGAAGGATCGGCTCATGTGCACTTGCACAGTCACCAACTGCAACGGGACCACGGGCATGAGCATTGGCTGCCCTGGTCGCTCCGTCCGGTTCTGGTCGGGATGGTGCATGGGCTGGCCGGTTCGGCGGCCCTGATGCTGCTGGTGCTTGCGGCTGTCCGTTCCGTCTGGGAGGGTGTTGCCTATATCCTGGTATTCGGGGTCGGTTCGATCGCCGGGATGGTCGTCTTGGGGATGCTGATCAGCGTGCCCCTGGTCCTGTCGGCTTCGTGGGGGTACCGTGTTCAGATGACCGTTCAGGGCCTGGCCAGCCTGGGCAGCATCGGGCTTGGACTGACGATGGTGGCGCGCATCGCCTTGGGAACGACTCTCTTTTGA
- a CDS encoding 3',5'-cyclic-nucleotide phosphodiesterase yields MPARSHRVKIRVLGCHGSDQLLDRTQGHHQCRTCGFLVNGTVMVDAGTIGAALRLDEQRRIRHILLSHLHFDHVQGLPTLADNLVDDAADSVELIGTVQVIGGLRRYLFNDKVYPNFMALPHPKRPIFKTRTFKAGQETEVGGLTVTPIRVNHLVPTVGFLVREGSSSFLYSGDTYETEQIWKMAAREPTLKAVFIEASFPDELAELARVSKHLTPTLLVRAFQKIKRPDLPVYVYHVKPRFRDDIARQLARFRLPNLTVLEEGQEIVV; encoded by the coding sequence ATGCCGGCCAGGAGCCATAGGGTGAAGATTCGAGTTTTGGGTTGCCACGGGTCGGATCAGCTCCTGGATAGAACGCAGGGGCACCACCAGTGCCGGACTTGCGGGTTCCTCGTCAATGGGACGGTGATGGTGGACGCCGGCACCATCGGGGCGGCGTTGCGGCTCGACGAGCAGCGGCGGATCCGCCACATCCTGCTCTCGCACCTGCACTTCGATCACGTGCAGGGGCTCCCGACGCTGGCCGATAACCTGGTGGATGACGCGGCGGACTCAGTGGAATTGATCGGCACCGTACAGGTGATCGGCGGACTCCGGCGGTACTTGTTCAACGACAAGGTCTATCCGAATTTCATGGCCTTGCCCCATCCCAAACGGCCCATCTTCAAGACGCGCACGTTCAAGGCGGGCCAGGAAACCGAGGTGGGGGGGCTGACCGTCACGCCCATCCGCGTGAACCATCTGGTGCCGACCGTGGGGTTTCTGGTGCGCGAAGGAAGCTCCTCGTTCCTGTACAGCGGGGATACCTATGAGACCGAGCAGATTTGGAAGATGGCGGCCCGCGAGCCGACCCTGAAGGCGGTCTTCATCGAAGCGTCGTTTCCGGACGAGCTGGCGGAGCTGGCCCGGGTCAGCAAGCATTTGACGCCCACCCTTCTGGTCCGGGCGTTCCAGAAGATCAAACGGCCGGATTTGCCGGTCTACGTGTATCACGTCAAGCCGCGCTTCCGCGACGATATCGCGCGACAACTTGCCCGGTTCCGGCTCCCGAACCTTACCGTGCTGGAAGAAGGTCAAGAGATCGTCGTCTAA
- a CDS encoding acetyl-CoA carboxylase carboxyltransferase subunit beta produces the protein MAWFKKETTPSAEPSKRPKVVEGMWLKCSHCREIVYRKEVDRNNKVCPKCDYHFPISVAERIALLADLGTFREWDADLAPQDPLGFADSRPYPDRLKAQQDKTGRKDALVTGEGAINGRRLVLAVFDFSFMGGSMGSVVGEKLCRAIERAVTMRLPVVLVCTSGGARMQEGILSLMQMAKTSAAVAKLGEARLPFITILADPTFGGVTASVAMLGDVIIAEPKALIGFAGPRVIEQTIKQQLPDEFQRAEFLLEHGIVDMIVERRRLKETLGTLIGHL, from the coding sequence ATGGCCTGGTTTAAAAAAGAGACAACGCCGAGCGCCGAGCCGTCGAAGCGGCCCAAGGTCGTCGAGGGCATGTGGCTCAAATGCAGCCACTGCCGCGAGATCGTCTATCGCAAGGAGGTGGATCGCAACAACAAGGTCTGCCCGAAGTGCGATTACCATTTCCCGATCTCGGTGGCCGAGCGCATTGCGCTGCTTGCGGACCTCGGGACGTTTCGTGAATGGGATGCCGATCTGGCCCCGCAGGATCCGCTGGGGTTTGCCGACAGCCGCCCCTACCCGGATCGGCTGAAGGCTCAGCAAGATAAGACCGGGCGTAAGGATGCCCTGGTGACCGGGGAGGGAGCGATCAACGGCCGCCGGCTCGTTCTGGCGGTGTTCGATTTCAGTTTTATGGGCGGCAGCATGGGGTCCGTGGTCGGGGAGAAGCTGTGCCGCGCCATCGAGCGGGCCGTCACGATGCGCCTGCCGGTCGTCTTGGTCTGCACCTCGGGCGGCGCGCGGATGCAAGAGGGGATTCTGTCCCTGATGCAAATGGCCAAGACTTCCGCCGCGGTCGCCAAGCTGGGAGAGGCCCGGCTGCCGTTTATCACGATCCTGGCCGACCCCACGTTTGGCGGCGTCACGGCCAGTGTGGCGATGCTGGGGGACGTGATTATCGCGGAACCCAAGGCGCTGATCGGGTTCGCCGGGCCGCGGGTGATCGAACAAACGATCAAGCAGCAGCTGCCTGATGAATTCCAGCGTGCCGAGTTCCTCTTGGAGCATGGCATCGTGGATATGATCGTGGAGCGTCGGCGCCTCAAGGAGACGTTGGGCACGCTCATCGGCCACCTGTAA